The Acidobacteriota bacterium genome has a segment encoding these proteins:
- the uvrC gene encoding excinuclease ABC subunit UvrC, whose amino-acid sequence MADFDELKARAAELPAKPGIYFFKNAAGEVVYIGKARSLRDRVRSYFLANPDFKVRNIIRETADIDFILTGSEKEAAFLENNYIQQHQPRFNLRLKDDKSFPYLKITAGETWPGVYFSRKVEPDGSRYFGPFSPAGRARSSIHLVNRHFLVRGCEEAVFRGRKRPCLEYELKLCSAPCVGFVSEADYRENVENACLFLEGRLPELARTLKARMERAAAEEKFEDAARWRDLLRTIEDYRDRPGAISTALEDQDVVGLAREGGRAAAYVFFMRKGKIRNSAAGIAAGPADASDAAILGRFLAGFYAGRELPPRLLLPAAPDQAAGLSSLLGWAEVRVLVPRSGRNLKLVEMAGRNAEAFLRKQAGEAGPLEELQTALGLPAPPRRIEGFDISNTGGEESVGSLVVFRDGRPDKDAYRKFLIRTVEGSNDVASLAEVVTRRYRKVLDEGMPLPDLVMVDGGKPQLGAAEQALGSLGLSQVPLVAIAKKEEILYTPAHREGIRLDRTAGALKLVQAVRDETHRFAITFHRGRREKKSFESVLDGIPGLGPKKKAALLAKYQDLDLVLKAEPAELASILGEKPAAAVKERLGALAKPS is encoded by the coding sequence ATGGCGGACTTCGACGAGCTCAAGGCGCGGGCGGCCGAGCTTCCGGCCAAGCCCGGCATCTACTTCTTCAAGAACGCGGCGGGCGAGGTCGTCTACATCGGCAAGGCCCGCTCCCTGCGCGACCGGGTCCGCTCCTACTTCCTGGCCAACCCCGACTTCAAGGTCCGCAACATCATCCGCGAGACGGCGGACATCGACTTCATCCTGACCGGCTCGGAAAAGGAAGCGGCCTTCCTGGAGAACAACTACATCCAGCAGCACCAGCCGCGCTTCAATCTCCGTCTCAAGGACGACAAGAGCTTCCCCTACCTGAAGATCACGGCCGGCGAGACCTGGCCGGGCGTCTATTTCAGCCGCAAGGTCGAGCCCGACGGCTCGCGCTATTTCGGTCCGTTCAGCCCGGCCGGCCGGGCCCGCTCGTCCATCCACCTCGTCAACAGGCATTTCCTCGTCCGCGGCTGCGAGGAGGCCGTCTTCCGCGGCCGCAAGCGCCCCTGCCTGGAGTATGAGCTCAAGCTCTGCTCGGCGCCCTGCGTCGGATTTGTCTCCGAGGCCGACTATCGCGAGAACGTCGAGAACGCCTGCCTCTTCCTCGAAGGCCGCCTGCCCGAGCTGGCCCGGACCCTCAAGGCCCGCATGGAGCGGGCGGCCGCCGAGGAGAAGTTCGAGGACGCGGCCCGCTGGCGCGACCTCCTGCGGACGATCGAGGACTACCGGGACCGCCCCGGCGCGATCTCCACGGCCCTCGAGGACCAGGACGTCGTCGGCCTGGCCCGCGAGGGGGGCCGGGCGGCGGCCTACGTCTTTTTCATGCGCAAGGGCAAGATCCGTAACTCGGCGGCCGGGATAGCCGCCGGCCCCGCGGACGCCTCAGACGCCGCCATCCTGGGCAGGTTCCTGGCCGGCTTTTACGCCGGCCGCGAGCTGCCGCCGCGCCTGCTCCTGCCTGCGGCGCCGGACCAGGCGGCGGGCCTTTCGTCGCTGCTCGGCTGGGCCGAGGTCCGGGTCCTTGTCCCCCGCAGCGGCAGGAACCTCAAGCTGGTCGAAATGGCCGGCCGCAACGCGGAGGCCTTCCTCCGCAAGCAGGCCGGCGAGGCCGGACCGCTCGAGGAGCTGCAGACCGCGCTCGGGTTGCCCGCCCCGCCCCGGCGGATCGAGGGCTTCGACATCTCCAACACCGGCGGCGAGGAGTCGGTCGGCTCGCTCGTCGTCTTCCGGGACGGCCGGCCCGACAAGGACGCCTACCGCAAGTTCCTCATCCGGACGGTCGAGGGATCGAACGACGTCGCCAGCCTGGCCGAGGTCGTCACCCGGAGATACCGCAAGGTCCTCGACGAAGGGATGCCCCTCCCCGACCTGGTCATGGTCGACGGCGGCAAGCCCCAGCTCGGGGCGGCCGAGCAGGCGCTGGGCTCGCTCGGGCTTTCGCAGGTCCCGCTCGTGGCCATCGCCAAGAAAGAGGAGATCCTCTACACGCCCGCGCACCGGGAAGGGATCCGTCTCGACCGGACGGCCGGGGCGCTGAAGCTCGTCCAGGCCGTCCGCGACGAAACACATCGCTTCGCCATCACGTTCCACCGGGGCCGCCGGGAGAAAAAGAGCTTCGAGTCCGTCCTCGACGGCATCCCCGGCCTCGGCCCGAAGAAGAAGGCGGCGCTCCTGGCAAAATACCAGGATCTCGATCTGGTCTTGAAGGCCGAGCCGGCCGAGCTCGCGTCCATCCTCGGGGAGAAGCCTGCGGCCGCGGTAAAGGAAAGATTGGGCGCCTTGGCTAAGCCAAGCTGA
- the feoB gene encoding ferrous iron transport protein B, with amino-acid sequence MSRPEVPTVVFVGQPNGGKSTLFNSIAGPKAETSNFPGTSVKHTHSRVVVAGRSLDIVDLPGTYCLCPTDPSEQVALTHLFSERPDLVINVVDASTFCRGLELTLELIELGRPLVVALNMIDVAERKGIEIDAAGVERLLGVPVVPTIAAYGRGVRELLDRAFEVLDKGQAPRPLKFSDDVEEVVAGVERALPPSFPVAASPRFVAAKLIETAGQACAGYLGEIEPGVQAAVDRASGILERRRGAPAYEVVSAERHHLAMKLAEATSRVRHGRRVTWDKKIDAVLMHPVLGYIILAAVFLAFFFVIFRIGSPLEALVLKPFNGLRSALAARLGHGLPFYLAEGLVQGVGGGVGIVLPYFLPLLFLMAALEDSGYLARAGFLLDAFMHRIGLHGRSVPSFILGFGCNVPAIVSARGLESRRDRVLTSILIPFIPCSARTTIVLALVAFYLGPLWAVGFYAANILVVALVGRIVSRFIREPSPGLILEIPSLKAPRLGAMLSKTWLQVLSFVKFAWPLLIGGSLVLSLLVYFHADRWINDVLAPLVVKGLGLPHELGVTLVFGFLRKELSLIMMLQALGVDYSNVLSAISREQVVVFTVFISFFIPCLSTFAILWKEIGKKWAFVSAGLSITVAVALSWLVRIIL; translated from the coding sequence ATGAGCCGTCCTGAGGTCCCGACCGTCGTCTTCGTCGGGCAGCCGAACGGCGGCAAGAGCACGCTGTTCAATTCCATCGCCGGGCCCAAGGCCGAGACCTCGAATTTCCCCGGCACGTCCGTCAAGCACACCCACAGCCGCGTCGTCGTGGCAGGCCGGTCGCTCGATATCGTCGACCTGCCGGGGACCTATTGCCTCTGTCCGACGGACCCGTCCGAGCAGGTGGCCCTGACCCATCTGTTCTCGGAGCGGCCGGACCTCGTCATCAACGTCGTCGACGCCTCGACGTTCTGCCGCGGCCTCGAGCTGACCCTCGAGCTCATCGAGCTGGGCCGGCCCCTGGTCGTCGCTCTCAACATGATCGACGTGGCCGAGCGCAAGGGCATCGAGATCGACGCGGCCGGGGTGGAGCGGCTCCTGGGCGTGCCCGTCGTGCCGACGATCGCGGCCTACGGGCGCGGCGTCCGGGAGCTGCTGGACCGGGCCTTCGAGGTCCTCGACAAGGGGCAGGCGCCGCGTCCACTCAAGTTCTCGGACGACGTCGAGGAGGTCGTCGCCGGGGTGGAGCGGGCCCTGCCGCCGTCCTTCCCGGTCGCCGCCAGCCCGCGCTTCGTCGCCGCGAAGCTCATCGAAACGGCCGGACAGGCCTGCGCCGGGTACCTGGGCGAGATCGAGCCGGGCGTCCAGGCGGCCGTCGACCGCGCCAGCGGGATCCTCGAACGGCGGCGCGGCGCGCCGGCCTACGAGGTCGTCTCGGCCGAACGCCACCACCTGGCCATGAAGCTGGCCGAAGCCACGAGCCGCGTCCGCCATGGCCGGCGCGTGACCTGGGACAAGAAGATCGACGCGGTCCTCATGCATCCCGTTCTGGGCTACATCATCTTGGCGGCGGTGTTCCTGGCCTTTTTCTTCGTCATCTTCAGGATCGGGAGCCCCCTCGAAGCGCTCGTCCTCAAACCCTTCAACGGGCTCCGATCGGCGCTCGCGGCGCGTCTCGGGCACGGCCTGCCGTTCTATCTCGCGGAGGGGCTGGTCCAGGGCGTCGGCGGCGGCGTCGGCATCGTCCTGCCGTACTTCCTGCCGCTTCTTTTCCTCATGGCGGCGCTCGAGGACAGCGGCTACCTGGCCCGGGCCGGCTTCCTCCTCGACGCCTTCATGCACCGGATCGGGCTGCACGGCAGATCGGTGCCGTCGTTCATCCTGGGCTTCGGCTGCAACGTCCCGGCCATCGTCTCGGCCCGCGGTCTCGAGTCCCGGCGGGACCGGGTCTTGACCTCGATCCTGATCCCCTTCATCCCCTGTTCGGCCCGGACGACGATCGTCCTGGCCCTGGTGGCCTTCTATCTGGGGCCGCTCTGGGCCGTGGGCTTCTACGCGGCCAACATCCTGGTCGTGGCCCTGGTCGGCCGGATCGTCAGCCGGTTCATCAGGGAGCCGTCGCCCGGCCTGATCCTGGAGATCCCGTCGCTCAAGGCGCCGCGCCTCGGCGCCATGCTCAGCAAGACCTGGCTCCAGGTCCTCTCGTTCGTCAAGTTCGCCTGGCCCCTGCTCATCGGCGGCAGCCTGGTCCTGAGCCTGCTCGTCTATTTTCACGCAGACCGCTGGATCAACGACGTCCTGGCGCCGCTCGTCGTCAAGGGCCTGGGCCTGCCGCACGAGCTGGGGGTGACCCTCGTCTTCGGCTTCCTGCGCAAGGAGCTGTCGCTCATCATGATGCTCCAGGCGCTCGGCGTCGATTACTCGAACGTGCTCTCGGCCATCAGCCGCGAGCAGGTCGTCGTCTTCACCGTCTTCATCAGCTTCTTCATCCCGTGCCTGTCCACGTTCGCCATCTTGTGGAAGGAGATCGGGAAGAAATGGGCTTTCGTTTCGGCCGGACTGAGCATCACAGTGGCGGTGGCCCTGAGCTGGCTCGTCCGGATCATCCTCTGA
- the uvrB gene encoding excinuclease ABC subunit UvrB: MSRRPDSFLLTSEFVPKGDQVQAIDSLTEGLRSGARHQVLKGVTGSGKTFTMANIIARVNRPVLVISHNKTLAAQLYQEFRRFFPRNAVEYFVSYYDYYQPEAFIPASNTYIAKEATINDEIDRLRLCATNSLFARRDVIIVASVSCIYGIGAPENYYSMSFSLTVGEPQPRKALLERLVAVQYGREEADFKRGSFRVRGDIVEVFPSYEDAAYRVELEDGRIKAISAVDPLLGKVRDELDTVMIHPRTFFSTPAETLRSAVAGIEAELKDQVAFFQARGQAVEAARIEERTLYDLEMLREFGYCPGIENYSRHLTGRAAGEPPYTLLDYFPEDFLTIIDESHVTVPQIGGMYAGDRSRKLTLVEHGFRLPSALDNRPLDFAEFEARVGQTLYVSATPGLFEIKRSPGRVVEQVIRPTGLTDPEIEIRPVRGQVDDLMAEIRARAGRRERVLVTTLTKKMAEDLARHYHELGLRVRYLHSEIETLDRVNVLRDLRKGRFDALIGINLLREGLDLPEVSLVAILDADKEGFLRSATALIQTFGRAARNVAGRVLLYADTMTDSMRLAIDETTRRRLIQQDYNAVHGITPQSIVKGIDEVLTSVYERDYLDYTRLPEEKDILLSPQRRKKRMEELSRLMKEASDALEFEKAAACRDELAKLKKRELELGL, encoded by the coding sequence ATGTCCCGCAGACCCGATTCATTCCTCCTGACCTCGGAGTTCGTCCCCAAGGGCGATCAGGTCCAGGCCATCGACAGTCTGACCGAGGGGCTCCGCTCGGGGGCCCGCCACCAGGTCCTCAAGGGCGTCACCGGCTCGGGCAAGACCTTCACGATGGCCAACATCATCGCCCGGGTCAACCGCCCGGTCCTGGTCATCTCCCACAACAAGACCCTGGCCGCCCAGCTTTACCAGGAGTTCCGCCGCTTCTTCCCCCGCAACGCCGTCGAGTACTTCGTCAGCTACTACGATTATTACCAGCCAGAGGCCTTCATCCCGGCCTCGAACACCTACATCGCCAAGGAAGCGACCATCAACGACGAGATCGACCGGCTCCGCCTCTGCGCCACGAACTCCCTGTTCGCCCGGCGCGACGTCATCATCGTCGCCTCGGTCTCGTGCATCTACGGCATCGGCGCGCCCGAGAACTACTACTCCATGAGCTTCTCCCTCACGGTCGGAGAGCCCCAGCCGCGCAAGGCGCTCCTCGAGAGGCTCGTGGCCGTCCAGTACGGGCGCGAAGAGGCCGATTTCAAGCGCGGCTCGTTCCGCGTCCGCGGCGACATCGTCGAGGTCTTCCCGAGCTACGAGGACGCGGCCTACCGCGTCGAGCTTGAGGACGGCCGGATCAAGGCCATCTCCGCCGTCGACCCGCTCCTCGGCAAGGTCCGGGACGAGCTCGACACGGTCATGATCCACCCCCGGACCTTCTTCTCGACCCCGGCCGAGACCCTGCGCTCGGCCGTCGCCGGCATCGAGGCCGAGCTCAAGGACCAGGTCGCCTTCTTCCAGGCCCGGGGCCAGGCCGTCGAGGCGGCCCGCATCGAGGAGCGGACCCTCTACGACCTGGAGATGCTGCGCGAGTTCGGCTACTGTCCCGGCATCGAGAACTATTCCCGCCACCTGACCGGCCGGGCCGCCGGCGAGCCGCCCTACACCCTGCTCGACTACTTCCCCGAGGACTTCCTGACCATCATCGACGAGTCCCACGTCACCGTGCCCCAGATCGGCGGCATGTACGCCGGGGACCGCTCCCGCAAGCTGACCCTGGTCGAGCACGGCTTCCGCCTGCCCTCGGCGCTCGACAACCGGCCCCTCGATTTCGCCGAGTTCGAGGCCCGCGTCGGCCAGACCCTCTACGTCTCGGCCACGCCGGGCCTGTTCGAGATCAAGCGCTCGCCCGGCCGCGTGGTCGAGCAGGTCATCCGCCCGACCGGGCTGACCGACCCGGAGATCGAGATCCGGCCCGTCCGCGGCCAGGTCGACGACCTCATGGCCGAGATCCGGGCCCGGGCCGGCCGCCGCGAGCGCGTCCTGGTCACGACGCTGACCAAGAAGATGGCCGAGGACCTGGCCCGCCATTACCACGAGCTCGGCCTGCGGGTCCGCTACCTCCACTCGGAGATCGAGACCCTCGACCGGGTCAATGTCCTGCGCGACCTGCGCAAAGGCCGGTTCGACGCCCTCATCGGCATCAACCTCCTGCGCGAGGGGCTGGACCTGCCCGAGGTCTCGCTGGTGGCCATCCTCGACGCCGACAAGGAGGGCTTCCTCCGCTCGGCCACGGCCCTCATCCAGACCTTCGGCCGGGCCGCCCGCAACGTCGCCGGCCGGGTCCTGCTCTATGCCGACACCATGACCGACTCCATGCGGCTGGCCATCGACGAGACGACCCGCCGCCGCCTGATCCAGCAGGACTACAACGCCGTCCACGGCATCACGCCGCAGTCGATCGTCAAGGGCATCGACGAGGTCCTGACCTCGGTCTACGAGCGCGATTACCTCGACTACACGCGCCTGCCCGAGGAGAAGGACATCCTCCTGTCGCCGCAGAGGCGCAAGAAGCGGATGGAGGAGCTGTCGCGGCTCATGAAGGAAGCCTCGGACGCGCTCGAGTTCGAGAAGGCCGCCGCCTGCCGCGACGAGCTGGCCAAGCTCAAGAAGCGAGAGCTCGAGCTGGGGCTCTAG
- a CDS encoding FeoA family protein has protein sequence MNLLEAPPGLPLRIVDLRGREGVRRRLMALGFHKDDLIQLDGRAILRGPLLVRNRTSDTTVALSRGVAQKILVEPAHEPS, from the coding sequence ATGAACCTGCTCGAGGCCCCGCCCGGACTGCCCCTGCGGATCGTCGACCTTCGCGGCCGGGAAGGCGTTCGCCGCCGCCTGATGGCCCTCGGCTTCCACAAGGACGACCTCATCCAGCTCGACGGCCGGGCCATCCTCCGGGGGCCGCTGCTCGTCCGCAACCGCACCTCGGACACGACCGTCGCCCTGAGCCGCGGCGTGGCCCAGAAGATCCTCGTCGAACCCGCCCATGAGCCGTCCTGA